The Pelobates fuscus isolate aPelFus1 chromosome 2, aPelFus1.pri, whole genome shotgun sequence genome has a segment encoding these proteins:
- the LOC134586086 gene encoding olfactory receptor 2D3-like, with protein MKCVNGSGVTEFILLGLTTDRNTQLMLFVVFLTIYMATLAGNVLLIVTVKTDNRLHSSMYLFLANLSFMDVCYTSIIVPRMLADFVTNRKSISLMGCLIQIYFYLFLGESECILLAFMAYDRYVAICNPLRYNIIMNMIACARMIIFAWMTGCAISSADIYVTYRLKYRGTNIIDHFFCEAPSLMQLSCSDVSANKVLLLAGGALLLILPMILILCSYIQIIVCIIRIRSGGSKSFSTCFSHLIVVVLFYGTAMFTYMRPRHSVTDAADKLVSVFYTIITPMLNPLIYSLRNKDVQRAMGRIGRIGR; from the coding sequence ATGAAATGTGTGAATGGAAGTGGAGTGACAGAATTCATTCTTCTCGGACTCACCACTGATCGCAATACCCAACTCATGCTATTTGTAGTGTTCCTGACAATCTACATGGCCACTCTGGCTGGCAACGTCCTTCTCATCGTGACTGTAAAAACTGATAATCGTCTTCACAGCTCAATGTATTTATTTCTCGCTAATCTGTCTTTTATGGACGTATGTTACACCTCAATCATTGTTCCCCGAATGCTTGCAGATTTCGTAACCAACAGAAAAAGCATTTCATTAATGGGTTGTCTTATCCagatttatttttaccttttccTGGGAGAAAGTGAATGCATCCTTTTGGCCTTTATGGCGTATGATCGATATGTTGCAATTTGTAACCCCCTACGCTACAACATAATTATGAATATGATTGCCTGTGCTCGTATGATCATTTTTGCATGGATGACTGGTTGTGCTATATCATCAGCAGATATTTATGTTACCTACAGGTTAAAATACCGTGGTACTAACATAATTGATCACTTCTTCTGTGAGGCTCCATCCTTGATGCAGTTATCCTGTAGCGACGTCTCTGCAAATAAGGTATTGCTGTTAGCTGGTGGTGCTTTGCTACTTATTCTTCCAATGATTCTTATTTTATGTTCTTACATTCAGATTATTGTTTGTATCATAAGAATACGTTCGGGGGGCTCTAAATCATTCTCCACCTGTTTCTCACACCTGATTGTGGTGGTCCTTTTTTATGGAACAGCGATGTTCACATACATGCGACCGAGGCATTCAGTAACAGATGCAGCAGATAAACTGGTTTCCGTATTTTATACAATAATTACCCCTATGCTAAACCCTTTGATTTATAGCCTAAGAAATAAAGATGTACAAAGAGCTATGGGAAGAATAGGAAGAATAGGAAGATGA